The proteins below come from a single Candidatus Rokuibacteriota bacterium genomic window:
- a CDS encoding OB-fold domain-containing protein, whose amino-acid sequence PYAIAYVTLDEGVTMMTNLVDCDLDAIRIGQRVRLVFKPTEGGPPVPTFTPA is encoded by the coding sequence GCCCTACGCCATCGCGTACGTGACGCTCGACGAAGGCGTGACGATGATGACCAACCTCGTCGACTGCGATCTCGACGCCATCCGGATCGGCCAGCGCGTCAGGCTCGTGTTCAAGCCCACCGAAGGCGGGCCGCCCGTACCCACCTTCACGCCCGCCTGA